A region from the Leguminivora glycinivorella isolate SPB_JAAS2020 chromosome 3, LegGlyc_1.1, whole genome shotgun sequence genome encodes:
- the LOC125242771 gene encoding ELMO domain-containing protein 2 has translation MVFFNIWSVLQWYLRPLIKWFLRKTTGLCELQRICYGDKPGAERTSNVERSLMLSRTKDVKEVVSYLDTIVYQRRFIPSNFPEILNPSVAIVLRVKKINPKLHDLFIVSFRRCLEQIWSYKMLVQDVEEMRKTPYDCMIPDHEEKLLKLWNLLVPNEDLESRVTKQWQYIGFQGDDPKTDFRGMGLLGLENLLFFASEYPQAASHVLSHSHHPKYGYTFAIVGINLTSMAYYLLKDGSAKTYMFNAKQYLPNMNLFHRFYCYLFYEFDKMWIESKPENMMEFSIIFKRFEDSVRTELADPASVFRINIQVDTI, from the exons ATGGTGTTCTTCAATATTTGGTCAGTACTACAATGGTATTTGAGACCTTTAATTAAATGGTTTCTGAGAAAAACAACAGGACTATGTGAGTTACAAAGGATATGCTATGGCGATAAACCAGGCGCGGAACGGACGAGCAATGTGGAAAGATCTCTGATGCTATCCCGTACTAAAGACGTAAAGGAAGTAGTCTCATATTTAGATACAATAGTATATCAGCGACGGTTTATTCCCTCTAACTTTCCCGAAATATTAAATCCATCTGTGGCTATAGTTCTCAGAGTGAAAAAAATTAATCCAAAACTGCATGATTTATTCATTGTATCATTTCGGCGATGCTTGGAACAAATTTGGAGCTACAAAATGTTAGTTCAAGATGTAGAAGAAATGCGTAAGACTCCATATGATTGTATGATTCCTGATCATGAAGAGAAACTTTTGAAACTTTGGAATTTATTGGTACCCAATGAAGACCTGGAGAGTAGAGTGACTAAGCAATGGCAGTACATAGGATTTCAG GGTGATGATCCCAAGACTGATTTCCGTGGCATGGGTTTGCTTGGATTGGAAAACTTGTTGTTTTTTGCTTCAGAGTATCCACAGGCTGCAAGTCATGTTCTCAGCCATTCACATCATCCGAAATATGGCTACACCTTTGCAATTGTGGGCATTAACCTAACTTCCATGGCATATTATTTACTGAAGGACGGCTCCGCTAAAACTTACATGTTTAATGCTAAACAGTACTTACCAAACATGAATTTGTTTCACAGATTTTACTGTTACCTTTTCTACGAATTTGACAAAATGTGGATAGAGTCAAAGCCTGAAAATATGATGGAATTTTCAATAATATTCAAAAGGTTTGAAGATTCTGTCAGAACTGAGTTAGCTGATCCTGCTTCAGTATTTAGAATCAACATACAAGTTGACACAATATAA